The genomic region GCGGTAATTACTCTTAGCATTAATGATAAAGAACATTCTTTTGATATAGATCCTAACACACCATTATTATGGGTTTTGAGAGATCACTTAAATCTTGTAGGTACCAAGTTTGGCTGCGGAATCGCTCAATGTGGCGCCTGCACTGTACATTTTAATGGCAATGCGATAAGATCGTGCCAGTTACCCATATCTTCGGCAGCAGGGAATAAGATCACTACTATTGAAGGTCTATCTGAAAACGGAGACCATCCAGTGCAGAAGGCCTGGTTAGAACATGATGTTCCGCAGTGTGGATACTGCCAGGCTGGGCAGATCATGTCTGCAACTGCACTGCTGAACCGGAATCCAACTCCTACAGATTCTGAAATAGAGAATGCTATGAATGGGAATATTTGTAGATGTGGAACCTATACCCGGATCAAAGCAGCCATTAAAACCGCATCCAGTTCTCAGAAAGTTTAATTATAGTCAAAGAAGATCAACATGAATAAAATAAAAACAAGATTTGGGCGTAGATCCTTTATAAAGAGTGTCTCTATCGCGAGTGGCGGACTAATAATTGGCTTTAACTGGATGGCTTGTAAAGGCCCGGCCAACGAAGGTAGTGAAGAACTGGCGATGCAAATGCCAGATGAATGGTTCGAGTTGAACGGCTATCTTAAAATTGGGGATAATGGTATCGTAACCATCTATTCACCAAACCCTGAAATTGGACAGAATGTAAAGACTTCCATGCCTATGATCGTGGCAGAGGAACTTGATGTAGACTGGAATAATGTAATTGTAGAGCAGGCTCCGCTTAATACTGAAATTTTCACGAGGCAACTTGCAGGTGGAAGTCAATCTATAAGACAGGGCTGGCAATCTTTAAGAACAGCTGGTGCCACTGCAAGACATATGCTGGTTGCAGCGGCAGCAAAACAGTGGGAAGTCCCTCAGGAAGAAATTACGGTAAACAATGGTATCATCGAACACGCCAAATCCGGACAGAAAATTGGATTTGGAGATATTGCAAAATCGGCAGCCTCTATTGAAGTTCCGGAGGAAGTAAACTTAAAGGAAAATACAGATTTTAAGATTATTGGTACATCCAGAAAGAACGTAGATGCGAGGAAGATCGTAACCGGACAACCTTTGTATGGACTAGACACCCAAAGAGATGGAATGCTTATCGCAATGGTGATGCAGCCGCCAGCCTTTGGAATGGAATTTAAAAATATGAATGCTGAAAAGGCCAAAGGCCTACCCGGTATTACTGATATTTTTACTATCGATACCTATCCTGAAGATATGGAGAAGGAATGGAGCGATGTTGGTTCATTCTCGAAACTTGTGGTTATCGTTGGAGAAACCACCTGGCAGGTGATGCAGGCAAGAAAAGAACTGGATGTTGAATGGGATCTAAATCCTGAACTTACCAAAGAAATCGAAATTCTGGAGAAGTCGGCTGGAATGCAGGATGCAAGCGGACTCGAAAGTAGCGATGTTCATAACTCATTAATGGTAGAAGCGGGTAGTAAAAATGCTGAAGTTGTAAGGAAAGATGGAGATCCTGAAAAAGCATTTAAAAATGCGGCGAGAGTGATCGAGAGGTCTTATACCTGCCCGTTCCTGGCGCATAATTGTATGGAACCAATGAATTTTTTCGCAAATGTTTCCAATGGGAAAGCAGAATTAATTGGTCCTATACAAACTCCGGAATATGCTGAAAAAAGCGTACAAAAGCGTCTTGGGTTGGATCTTGAGAATATTGATATTCAGATGACGCGAATGGGCGGAGGCTTTGGAAGAAGACTTTACGGTCATTTTCTGGTCGAAGCAGCGGTGATTTCAGAAAAGGTGGGTGCACCTATCAAACTCGTGTATACACGTGAAGATGACATGACCAATGGTGTTTACCGGCCGGCTTATCATGTAACTTATAAGGCTGCATTGGATGCTAATAATCAACTAACTGCTTTCCATGTAAATGCGGGAGGTATTCCTGAAAGTCCGCTTTTCGCCAATAGATTTCCGGCAGGAGCTATTGATAATTACCTAGCAGAAAGCTGGGTGGTCGACTCCAATATTTCTGTTGGAGCTTTTAGAGCACCAAGGTCGAATTTTATTGCCGGAGCCGAGCAATCTTTTCTCGATGAACTTGCTGAAGAAATGGGGAAGGACCCTATAGAATTCAGATTAGAAATGCTGAAAAAGGCGAAAAGTAAGCCAGTTGGTGAAAACAACGATTACGATCCGGAAAGATATGCCGGGGTTTTAAAACTGGCCAGGGATAAATCAGGCTGGAATTCGAATTCAACAATGGCCAGAGGGGTTTCGGCTTATTACTGTCATAATTCTTATGTTGCCCAGATCCTCGATATGACCGTTGAAAATAATCAGCCTCTTATAGATAAAGTGACCTGCGCTGTGGACTGCGGAATCGTGGTAAATCCTGAAGCTGCTAAGAACATGGTGGAAGGCGGTACTATCGATGGAATTGGTCATGCTTTATTCAGCGAAATGACCTTTGCTGAAGGTATTCCGCAACAAAGCAATTTTGATGGCTACCGACTTATAAGACATAAAGAAGCTCCTAAAAAGATTGATGTTCATTTCGTAGAGAACGGTATCGATCCAACAGGTTTGGGAGAGCCGCCTTTCCCGCCTGTTCAGGGAGCATTGGCGAATGCCTTATACAAGGCGACCGGAAAAAGGTTTTATAAGCAACCGTTTATCACCGGTTTGCAGGGCGATCTTAAGACCTGATGTCCATGAAAAGTATCAAGGTGAAATGCTGGATCGAGACTAATGGAGATAAATTCTATGGTCCCGGTCCGCATGAATTACTTCAGAATATCAAAGCTGAAGGTAGTTTGTCCAAAGCAGCAGAAAAGATGCAGTTATCATATCGCAAAGCCTGGGATATTGTTCAGCAGTTAAATAAGCATTCCGAAAAACCTTTGGTAATATTAAGAAAGGGTGGAAAGACCGGTGGTGGTGCTGAGGTTACTATGTATGCAAAAGCAGTAATGGAAGCTTACAATAAACTTCAGAAAAAACTACAGGAAGTCTCAGAAGAAGAAAAACAGCTGCTTGAAATCTTAAATTAAAACTAAAACTGAGAAATTTAAAGCCTTGTTTCATAGTTTTAAAGTCCGATATATATTTAAATACATAACGCTTAAAGCATTTGATACAACCCGCGAAAATATATCTTGATTATAATGCCACCACCCCGGTTCGAAAAGAGGTGCTGGAAAAGATGCTGCCATATTTCACTCAGAATTTTGCAAATCCTCATAGTGATCATGCATTTGGTTGGGATGCCAGTGAGGCATTGGAACGGGCAAGAAAGCAGGTGGCAAATTTGATCAATTCCAAAACTTCAGAAATCACTTTTACTTCAGGAGCTACGGAAGCTGCTAATCTTGCTTTGCTTGGGTTTGCAAAAGAAAACAGAAACAAAGGAAAACATATAATTAGTTGTAAAACGGAGCATAAAGCTATTCTGGAAACACTGAATGCGCTTGAGAATGATGGGTATGAAATTAGTTATGTTGAGGTCAATTGTGACGGAATAGTGGATTTGAAACATTTTCAAAGTTTGTTGCGACCAGATACCAGTATGGCAGTGATGATGCTGGCTAATAATGAAACTGGTGTAATTCAGGATATCACTAAAATTTCAGAATTGGCGCATCAGAATGGTAGCGTGTTAATGAGCGATATCACTCAGGCAGTCGGTAAAATTGACGTTGATTTAAAAGCTCTGGGAATAGATCTCGCAATTTTTTCGTCTCATAAGATTTACGGACCTAAAGGAGCAGGTTCATTATATAGTTCCTCGAGAATCGACTTAACCAGGTACATGTATGGAGGGAATCAGGAAAATGGAATTAGGCCTGGAACTGTGAATGTTCCGGCAATAGTAGGATTTGGTTCTGCTGCGGAATTGTCAAAAAAGGAATTGCAGGAAACTTCAGAAGAACTTTTATTGCTACGTAATAATTTTGAAGAGCAGCTTCAAGGTTTGGAGAATATCCAGATAAATGCCAGAGATCAGGATCGACTTCCAAATACCATTAGTTTTAGCGTTCACAATGTTGAAGGAGATGCATTCTATCGCAGAATGAACAGGATCGCGATCTCAAGAGGTTCAGCCTGCACTTCCAATATAATCGAAGCTTCGCATGTCCTGACTGCTATGGGATTTGAAAAGAGTCTGGCGCTGGCTACCTATCGTGTTAGTCTGGGTAAAACTACAACGCAGCAAGAGCTGAACCTGGCATTTGAAAATATTCAAACTGCGATCAATAGTATGAGAAAAACGAGCCTGGTATGAGAGAAATGGAAGCAATTGTAGCAGAATATAACAAGCTGAAAAATGAGGAAATATCCTGCGTTCTGGCGACCGTGGTTCATGTGGAAGGTTCTTCTTATCGCAGAGCTGGTGCGAGAATGTTAGTAGATGAATTCGGCAATCTCACCGGGGCTATTAGTGGTGGATGTCTCGAAGGCGATGCACTTCGAAAAGCTCTACACGCTATGCATCAGCAGAAGAATAAATTGGTTACTTATGATACCAGTGATGAGAATGATGCAGTAATTGGCGCACAATTAGGGTGTAATGGAATTATTAAGGTATTATTTGAAGCAATTGATTTTGAAAATGGAAAAAATGCTTGTGAATTACTTCAAATTGTAACAAAAACCGATAGAAAAGCTTCAATTCTGGTGGAATTCGACCTGGAAGAAACCAGTTTCCAACCTGGAACCACTGCTTTGATATATTCTGAAGATAAAATGTTCACTTCAGCTGAAATAGATCAAGAAGTGTTAATTGAAGCTTCAGAAGTTATTCAGAATAAGCGATCTACTATTCTGAAGTTGGAGCGAAACGGAACCAGCAGAATTAACTATATCCAGTTTTATGATCCACCGGTTAAGCTGGTTTTGATAGGTGCGGGGAATGATGCAATGGTCCTGGCTAGCCAGGCAGAACTTCTGGGGTGGAAGATCATTATAGCAGATGGGAGACCAACTCATGCGAATATAGAACGATTTTCCTCAGGTTGCCAGGTGATCGTGAGCAGGCCGGAAGAAACTTTAGAGAATATTGAGATTGATGAAAGAACCTGTTTTGCACTTATGAGTCATAATTATAATTATGATCTCGCAGTCCTTAAATTATTGCTTAATAAAAGAGAAGTTCCTTATATAGGTATTCTGGGTCCGCTTAAAAAATGGGAACGTATGAAGAATGATCTGGATCACGCAGGGATACAAATCTCCAATGTCGATGAGGAACGAATTCATGCACCAATAGGCTTTGAACTGGGAGCTGAAACACCAGCCGAGATTGGTTTGTCCATTTTAGCAGAAATCCAGGCAGTACTAACCGCTTCCAGCGCTAAATCTTTGAAATATAAAAACTCGCCAATTCACGAAAGGACAACTTCAGAAACATTGAGTATTTAGAGATGAGTAGTAAAAGATCAAATATTGCCGTTCTAATTCTCGCTGCAGGTTCTAGTAAGCGATTGGGAAAGCCAAAACAATTGGTGAAATTCAAGAATAAAACGCTGCTACAGCATAGTATCGATGTTTCAGAAAATTTAAACCTTTCAGAAAGAATAATTGTTCTAGGCGCGAATTGGAAAAAAATATTAAATGAGGTTGAACTGAAAAATCATAAACTTTTAATCAATAGCAACTGGCAGGAAGGCATGTCGACAAGCCTTAAAAAAGGACTGGAAGAAATTCAAAATTTGCATCCTGCTATTGAGAATGTACTCGTATTATTATCAGACCAACCATTTATAAGTGAGTCGTTTTTAAAGAAATTTATAAATACACACTTTACAGCAAATTGCCTGGCAACTTTTTCAGAATACCGAGAAATTCCAGGTGTCCCAGCAATATTTTCCAGCAAAATCTTCCCTGACCTTATGAAGATCGAAGGTGATCGTGGTGCAAGAGACCTGATTAAGAACGGACTTACTAATTATCAATTGGTGCCATTCGAGAAAGGTATTGTAGATATTGATACTGAAAAAGATTTGCAATTTTTAAAACAACTAGAGCATGAAGCTTAAACTTAAATACTTCGGAAAACTCGCTGAAACTGCAGGCTTACAGGAAGAATATAAAGAATTGGAGAGTGCAGATACATTGGCAGAACTCAAAAGAATAGTATTCGAGGAATATAAATTTGATGATTCTGAAACAATTCAGGTAGCAGTGAATCAGCAACTTGATGAATATAAAACTTTAAAAGAAGGAGACGAGATCGCATTTCTACCTCCTTTCGCAGGAGGATGAGATACGACAGGCAAATAGCTTTGGATGATATTGGGATTTCCGGACAGGAAAAGCTCAGGAATGCCAGTATTCTAATCGTTGGGATGGGCGGTCTTGGCTGTCCCGCCGCAACTTATCTTGCTGGAGCTGGGATAGGCCGACTTGGCTTGCTTGATCACGACAGCGTGTCTATCACAAATCTGCACAGGCAAACATTATATGCTGAGGCTGATACTGGTAAGAAAAAAGTAGAGGTTGCTGCCGAAAAATTACGGGCATTGAATTCAGAAGTTTGCCTGGAGATCTACGATGAAAGGCTGACTATTTCTAATGCCCGCCAACTAATCGCCAATTACGACCTGATCATTGACG from Christiangramia sp. OXR-203 harbors:
- a CDS encoding (2Fe-2S)-binding protein, which codes for MAVITLSINDKEHSFDIDPNTPLLWVLRDHLNLVGTKFGCGIAQCGACTVHFNGNAIRSCQLPISSAAGNKITTIEGLSENGDHPVQKAWLEHDVPQCGYCQAGQIMSATALLNRNPTPTDSEIENAMNGNICRCGTYTRIKAAIKTASSSQKV
- a CDS encoding xanthine dehydrogenase family protein molybdopterin-binding subunit — its product is MNKIKTRFGRRSFIKSVSIASGGLIIGFNWMACKGPANEGSEELAMQMPDEWFELNGYLKIGDNGIVTIYSPNPEIGQNVKTSMPMIVAEELDVDWNNVIVEQAPLNTEIFTRQLAGGSQSIRQGWQSLRTAGATARHMLVAAAAKQWEVPQEEITVNNGIIEHAKSGQKIGFGDIAKSAASIEVPEEVNLKENTDFKIIGTSRKNVDARKIVTGQPLYGLDTQRDGMLIAMVMQPPAFGMEFKNMNAEKAKGLPGITDIFTIDTYPEDMEKEWSDVGSFSKLVVIVGETTWQVMQARKELDVEWDLNPELTKEIEILEKSAGMQDASGLESSDVHNSLMVEAGSKNAEVVRKDGDPEKAFKNAARVIERSYTCPFLAHNCMEPMNFFANVSNGKAELIGPIQTPEYAEKSVQKRLGLDLENIDIQMTRMGGGFGRRLYGHFLVEAAVISEKVGAPIKLVYTREDDMTNGVYRPAYHVTYKAALDANNQLTAFHVNAGGIPESPLFANRFPAGAIDNYLAESWVVDSNISVGAFRAPRSNFIAGAEQSFLDELAEEMGKDPIEFRLEMLKKAKSKPVGENNDYDPERYAGVLKLARDKSGWNSNSTMARGVSAYYCHNSYVAQILDMTVENNQPLIDKVTCAVDCGIVVNPEAAKNMVEGGTIDGIGHALFSEMTFAEGIPQQSNFDGYRLIRHKEAPKKIDVHFVENGIDPTGLGEPPFPPVQGALANALYKATGKRFYKQPFITGLQGDLKT
- a CDS encoding winged helix-turn-helix domain-containing protein, encoding MKSIKVKCWIETNGDKFYGPGPHELLQNIKAEGSLSKAAEKMQLSYRKAWDIVQQLNKHSEKPLVILRKGGKTGGGAEVTMYAKAVMEAYNKLQKKLQEVSEEEKQLLEILN
- a CDS encoding cysteine desulfurase family protein — translated: MIQPAKIYLDYNATTPVRKEVLEKMLPYFTQNFANPHSDHAFGWDASEALERARKQVANLINSKTSEITFTSGATEAANLALLGFAKENRNKGKHIISCKTEHKAILETLNALENDGYEISYVEVNCDGIVDLKHFQSLLRPDTSMAVMMLANNETGVIQDITKISELAHQNGSVLMSDITQAVGKIDVDLKALGIDLAIFSSHKIYGPKGAGSLYSSSRIDLTRYMYGGNQENGIRPGTVNVPAIVGFGSAAELSKKELQETSEELLLLRNNFEEQLQGLENIQINARDQDRLPNTISFSVHNVEGDAFYRRMNRIAISRGSACTSNIIEASHVLTAMGFEKSLALATYRVSLGKTTTQQELNLAFENIQTAINSMRKTSLV
- a CDS encoding XdhC family protein, with amino-acid sequence MREMEAIVAEYNKLKNEEISCVLATVVHVEGSSYRRAGARMLVDEFGNLTGAISGGCLEGDALRKALHAMHQQKNKLVTYDTSDENDAVIGAQLGCNGIIKVLFEAIDFENGKNACELLQIVTKTDRKASILVEFDLEETSFQPGTTALIYSEDKMFTSAEIDQEVLIEASEVIQNKRSTILKLERNGTSRINYIQFYDPPVKLVLIGAGNDAMVLASQAELLGWKIIIADGRPTHANIERFSSGCQVIVSRPEETLENIEIDERTCFALMSHNYNYDLAVLKLLLNKREVPYIGILGPLKKWERMKNDLDHAGIQISNVDEERIHAPIGFELGAETPAEIGLSILAEIQAVLTASSAKSLKYKNSPIHERTTSETLSI
- a CDS encoding nucleotidyltransferase family protein → MSSKRSNIAVLILAAGSSKRLGKPKQLVKFKNKTLLQHSIDVSENLNLSERIIVLGANWKKILNEVELKNHKLLINSNWQEGMSTSLKKGLEEIQNLHPAIENVLVLLSDQPFISESFLKKFINTHFTANCLATFSEYREIPGVPAIFSSKIFPDLMKIEGDRGARDLIKNGLTNYQLVPFEKGIVDIDTEKDLQFLKQLEHEA
- a CDS encoding MoaD/ThiS family protein, which gives rise to MKLKLKYFGKLAETAGLQEEYKELESADTLAELKRIVFEEYKFDDSETIQVAVNQQLDEYKTLKEGDEIAFLPPFAGG